The following are from one region of the Biomphalaria glabrata chromosome 4, xgBioGlab47.1, whole genome shotgun sequence genome:
- the LOC106053970 gene encoding uncharacterized protein LOC106053970 — MMCTETVMGKYLCLFVILLLFHEVVSAPRRKLHRVLHLRELNEVSTESSKESSSETTTPESPPLTPTYPPRDPNDACHGCTYGQVCQMVIPPCLRPPPECHETTPDPSLNCAQYANYCKPIPACIDYSIAVG, encoded by the exons ATGATGTGCACTGAGACTGTCATGGGgaaatatttgtgtttattc GTGATCCTTCTCTTGTTCCATGAAGTTGTATCTGCTCCAAGACGGAAACTTCACAGAGTTCTACATCTGCGAGAATTGAATGAGGTTTCTACAGAATCAAGCAAAGAGTCTTCCTCTGAGACTACAACGCCAGAATCACCACCGCTCACCCCAACATATCCCCCGAGAGACCCAAACGACGCTTGCCATGGATGCACTTATGGACAAGTTTGCCAGATGGTCATTCCTCCATGTTTGAGACCCCCACCTGAGTGTCATGAAACAACCCCAGACCCCAGCCTAAACTGCGCCCAGTATGCCAACTACTGCAAGCCTATTCCAGCTTGTATTGATTATTCTATTGCAGTAGGataa